A genomic region of Ochotona princeps isolate mOchPri1 chromosome 17, mOchPri1.hap1, whole genome shotgun sequence contains the following coding sequences:
- the TLCD1 gene encoding TLC domain-containing protein 1 isoform X1 gives MSLLLHPAPPLLLGATLTFRALRRALCRLPLPAHVRADPLRTWRWHNLLVSFAHSIVSGIWALLCVWQTPEMLVEIETAWSLSGYLLVCFSAGYFIHDTVDIVVSGQTRASWEYLVHHVMAMGAFFSGIFWSSFVGGGVLTLLVEVSNIFLTIRMMMKISNAQDHPLYRVNKYVNLVMYFLFRLAPQAYLTSFFLRYVGQRTLGTFLLSILLMLDVMILIYFSRLLRSDFCPEHAPTRRQKDKFLTE, from the exons ATGTCCCTGCTGCTACACCCCGccccgccgctgctgctgggagCCACGCTAACCTTCCGAGCGCTCCGGCGCGCGCTCTGTCGCCTGCCCCTGCCCGCTCACGTGCGTGCAGACCCCCTGCGCACCTGGCGCTGGCACAACCTGCTGGTCTCCTTCGCCCACTCTATTGTATCGGGGATCTGGGCGCTGCTGTG tGTATGGCAGACTCCCGAGATGCTGGTGGAAATCGAGACAGCATGGTCGCTCTCTGGCTATCTGCTGGTCTGCTTCTCAGCAG GGTATTTCATCCATGACACAGTGGACATCGTGGTTAGTGGTCAGACCAGAGCTTCTTGGGAATACCTCGTCCATCATGTCATG GCCATGGGCGCCTTCTTCTCGGGTATCTTCTGGAGCAGCTTCGTTGGCGGGGGGGTCTTAACACTGCTGGTGGAGGTCAGCAACATCTTCCTCACCATCCGCATGATGATGAAGATCAGCAACGCACAGGACCACCCTCTCTACCGGGTCAACAAGTATGTCAACTTGGTCATGTACTTCCTCTTCCGCCTGGCCCCTCAGGCCTACCTCACCAGTTTCTTTCTACGCTATGTTGGCCAGAGGACCCTGGGCACCTTCCTGTTGAGCATCCTGCTCATGCTGGATGTGATGATCCTCATTTACTTCTCACGCCTCCTGCGCTCAGACTTTTGCCCTGAGCATGCGCCCACACGGCGCCAAAAAGACAAGTTCTTGACTGAATGA
- the TLCD1 gene encoding TLC domain-containing protein 1 isoform X2 encodes MLVEIETAWSLSGYLLVCFSAGYFIHDTVDIVVSGQTRASWEYLVHHVMAMGAFFSGIFWSSFVGGGVLTLLVEVSNIFLTIRMMMKISNAQDHPLYRVNKYVNLVMYFLFRLAPQAYLTSFFLRYVGQRTLGTFLLSILLMLDVMILIYFSRLLRSDFCPEHAPTRRQKDKFLTE; translated from the exons ATGCTGGTGGAAATCGAGACAGCATGGTCGCTCTCTGGCTATCTGCTGGTCTGCTTCTCAGCAG GGTATTTCATCCATGACACAGTGGACATCGTGGTTAGTGGTCAGACCAGAGCTTCTTGGGAATACCTCGTCCATCATGTCATG GCCATGGGCGCCTTCTTCTCGGGTATCTTCTGGAGCAGCTTCGTTGGCGGGGGGGTCTTAACACTGCTGGTGGAGGTCAGCAACATCTTCCTCACCATCCGCATGATGATGAAGATCAGCAACGCACAGGACCACCCTCTCTACCGGGTCAACAAGTATGTCAACTTGGTCATGTACTTCCTCTTCCGCCTGGCCCCTCAGGCCTACCTCACCAGTTTCTTTCTACGCTATGTTGGCCAGAGGACCCTGGGCACCTTCCTGTTGAGCATCCTGCTCATGCTGGATGTGATGATCCTCATTTACTTCTCACGCCTCCTGCGCTCAGACTTTTGCCCTGAGCATGCGCCCACACGGCGCCAAAAAGACAAGTTCTTGACTGAATGA
- the NEK8 gene encoding serine/threonine-protein kinase Nek8 isoform X2, with protein sequence MEKYERIRVVGRGAFGIVHLCLRKADQKLVIIKQIPVEQMTKEERQAAQNECQVLKLLNHPNVIEYYENFLEDKALMIAMEYAPGGTLAEFIQKRCNSLLEEETILHFFVQILLALHHVHTHLILHRDLKTQNILLDKHRMVVKIGDFGISKILSSKSKAYTVVGTPCYISPELCEGKPYNQKSDIWALGCVLYELASLKRAFEAANLPALVLKIMSGTFAPISDRYSPELRQLVLSLLSLEPAQRPPLSHIMAQPLCMRALLNLHTDLGSVRMRRAEKSLATRPPVVSRSSSARCRGVPRGPGRPAIPPPLSSVYAWGGGLSAPLRLPMLNTEVVQVAAGRTQKAGVTRSGRLILWEAPPLGAGGGALLPGAVEQPQAQFVSRFLEGQSGVTIKHVACGDLFTACLTDRGIIMTFGSGSNGCLGHGSLTDISQPTIVEALLGYEMVQVACGASHVLALSTERELFAWGRGHGGRLGLGTRDSHNCPQQVPMPPGQDAQRIVCGIDSSMVLTVAGLALACGSNRFNKLGLDRASLGEEPAPHQQVEEALSFTPLGSAPLDQEPLLSVDLGTAHSAAVTASGDCYTFGSNQHGQLGSSARQGSRAPCQVQGLEGIKMAMVACGDAFTVAIGAEGEVYSWGKGARGRLGRQPEDAGLPRPVQLDETHPYTVTSVSCCHGNTLLAVRPITDEPAPT encoded by the exons ATGGAGAAGTACGAGCGGATCCGAGTGGTGGGGAGAGGCGCCTTCGG GATTGTGCACCTGTGCTTGCGCAAGGCTGACCAGAAGCTGGTGATTATCAAGCAGATCCCTGTGGAGCAGATGACCAAGGAGGAGCGGCAGGCGGCCCAGAACGAGTGccaggtgctcaagctgctcaaCCACCCTAATGTCATCGAATACTACGAGAATTTCCTGGAGGACAAGGCCCTCATGATCGCCATGGAGTATGCACCAG GTGGCACACTGGCGGAGTTCATCCAGAAGCGCTGCAACTCCCTGCTGGAGGAGGAGACCATCCTGCACTTCTTCGTGCAGATCCTGCTGGCACTGCACCACGTGCACACCCACCTCATCCTGCACCGGGACCTCAAGACCCagaacatcctgctggacaagcacCGCATGGTGGTGAAGATCGGTGACTTCGGCATCTCTAAGATCCTCAGCAGCAAAAGCAAGGCCTACACG GTGGTGGGCACGCCGTGTTACATCTCCCCTGAGCTGTGTGAAGGCAAGCCCTACAACCAGAAGAGTGACatctgggctctgggctgtgtGCTCTATGAGCTGGCCAGCCTCAAGAGGGCCTTTGAGGCCGCC AACCTGCCAGCGTTGGTGCTGAAGATCATGAGCGGCACCTTTGCACCCATCTCGGACCGGTACAGCCCTGAGCTCCGCCAGCTCGTACTCAGTCTGCTCAGCCTGGAGCCTGCCCAGCGGCCGCCGCTCAGCCACATCATGGCACAGCCCCTCTGCATGCGAGCCCTCCTCAACCTGCACACTGACCTGGGCAGTGTCCGCATGCGCAG GGCAGAGAAGTCCCTGGCCACCCGCCCACCGGTggtgagcaggagcagcagcgccCGCTGCAGGG GCGTCCCTCGGGGACCCGGGAGGCCAGCCATTCCGCCGCCACTGTCGTCCGTGTATGCCTGGGGCGGCGGCCTCAGCGCCCCCCTGCGGCTACCGATGCTCAACACAGAGGTGGTCCAAGTGGCCGCGGGGCGCACGCAGAAGGCGGGGGTCACTCGCTCTGGGCGCCTCATCCTGTGGGAG gCCCCGCCCCTGGGCGCTGGTGGAGGCGCCCTGCTCCCCGGGGCTGTGGAGCAGCCGCAGGCACAGTTCGTGTCACGTTTCCTGGAAGGCCAGTCAGGCGTGACCATCAAGCACGTGGCATGCGGGGACCTCTTTACAGCCTGCCTGACCG ACCGTGGCATCATCATGACCTTTGGCAGTGGCAGCAATGGGTGCCTGGGCCACGGGAGCCTCACCGACATCAGCCAG cCCACCATTGTGGAAGCTCTGCTGGGCTACGAGATGGTACAAGTGGCTTGTGGGGCCTCTCACGTATTGGCCCTGTCTACTGAGCGAGAGTTGTTTGCCTGGGGTCGCGGACATGGTG gcaggctgggactggggaccaGGGACTCCCACAATTGCCCCCAGCAGGTCCCCATGCCCCCAGGGCAGGATGCCCAGCGGATTGTATGTGGCATTGACTCTTCCATGGTGCTCACTGTGGCCGGCCTAGCGCTGGCCTGCGGGAGCAACAG GTTCAATAAGCTGGGCCTGGACCGCGCTTCCCTGGGGGAGGAGCCTGCTCCCCACCAGCAAGTGGAGGAGGCCCTGAGTTTCACACCTCTAGGCTCTGCACCCCTGGACCAGGAGCCCCTGCTGAGCGTGGACCTGGGCACTGCTCACTCAGCTGCTGTGACTG CTTCTGGAGATTGCTACACTTTCGGCAGCAATCAGCATGGGCAGTTGGGCAGCAGTGCTCGCCAAGGCAGCCGAGCACCATGTCAGGTCCAGGGCCTCGAGGGCATCAAGATGGCGATGGTGGCCTGTGGGGATGCCTTCACCGTAGCCATCGGGGCAG AGGGGGAAGTGTACTCTTGGGGCAAGGGAGCCCGAGgccgcctgggaaggcagcctgaGGATGCTGGTCTCCCTCGGCCAGTGCAGCTGGATGAGACACACCCTTACACCGTGACATCAGTGTCCTGCTGCCACGGAAACACACTCCTGGCTGTTCGGC CCATCACAGATGAGCCAGCTCCCACCTGA
- the NEK8 gene encoding serine/threonine-protein kinase Nek8 isoform X1 produces MEKYERIRVVGRGAFGIVHLCLRKADQKLVIIKQIPVEQMTKEERQAAQNECQVLKLLNHPNVIEYYENFLEDKALMIAMEYAPGGTLAEFIQKRCNSLLEEETILHFFVQILLALHHVHTHLILHRDLKTQNILLDKHRMVVKIGDFGISKILSSKSKAYTVVGTPCYISPELCEGKPYNQKSDIWALGCVLYELASLKRAFEAANLPALVLKIMSGTFAPISDRYSPELRQLVLSLLSLEPAQRPPLSHIMAQPLCMRALLNLHTDLGSVRMRRAEKSLATRPPVVSRSSSARCRGVPRGPGRPAIPPPLSSVYAWGGGLSAPLRLPMLNTEVVQVAAGRTQKAGVTRSGRLILWEAPPLGAGGGALLPGAVEQPQAQFVSRFLEGQSGVTIKHVACGDLFTACLTDRGIIMTFGSGSNGCLGHGSLTDISQPTIVEALLGYEMVQVACGASHVLALSTERELFAWGRGHGGRLGLGTRDSHNCPQQVPMPPGQDAQRIVCGIDSSMVLTVAGLALACGSNRFNKLGLDRASLGEEPAPHQQVEEALSFTPLGSAPLDQEPLLSVDLGTAHSAAVTASGDCYTFGSNQHGQLGSSARQGSRAPCQVQGLEGIKMAMVACGDAFTVAIGAEGEVYSWGKGARGRLGRQPEDAGLPRPVQLDETHPYTVTSVSCCHGNTLLAVRPLGSKWLFTTISGPVGPSGSGRGQC; encoded by the exons ATGGAGAAGTACGAGCGGATCCGAGTGGTGGGGAGAGGCGCCTTCGG GATTGTGCACCTGTGCTTGCGCAAGGCTGACCAGAAGCTGGTGATTATCAAGCAGATCCCTGTGGAGCAGATGACCAAGGAGGAGCGGCAGGCGGCCCAGAACGAGTGccaggtgctcaagctgctcaaCCACCCTAATGTCATCGAATACTACGAGAATTTCCTGGAGGACAAGGCCCTCATGATCGCCATGGAGTATGCACCAG GTGGCACACTGGCGGAGTTCATCCAGAAGCGCTGCAACTCCCTGCTGGAGGAGGAGACCATCCTGCACTTCTTCGTGCAGATCCTGCTGGCACTGCACCACGTGCACACCCACCTCATCCTGCACCGGGACCTCAAGACCCagaacatcctgctggacaagcacCGCATGGTGGTGAAGATCGGTGACTTCGGCATCTCTAAGATCCTCAGCAGCAAAAGCAAGGCCTACACG GTGGTGGGCACGCCGTGTTACATCTCCCCTGAGCTGTGTGAAGGCAAGCCCTACAACCAGAAGAGTGACatctgggctctgggctgtgtGCTCTATGAGCTGGCCAGCCTCAAGAGGGCCTTTGAGGCCGCC AACCTGCCAGCGTTGGTGCTGAAGATCATGAGCGGCACCTTTGCACCCATCTCGGACCGGTACAGCCCTGAGCTCCGCCAGCTCGTACTCAGTCTGCTCAGCCTGGAGCCTGCCCAGCGGCCGCCGCTCAGCCACATCATGGCACAGCCCCTCTGCATGCGAGCCCTCCTCAACCTGCACACTGACCTGGGCAGTGTCCGCATGCGCAG GGCAGAGAAGTCCCTGGCCACCCGCCCACCGGTggtgagcaggagcagcagcgccCGCTGCAGGG GCGTCCCTCGGGGACCCGGGAGGCCAGCCATTCCGCCGCCACTGTCGTCCGTGTATGCCTGGGGCGGCGGCCTCAGCGCCCCCCTGCGGCTACCGATGCTCAACACAGAGGTGGTCCAAGTGGCCGCGGGGCGCACGCAGAAGGCGGGGGTCACTCGCTCTGGGCGCCTCATCCTGTGGGAG gCCCCGCCCCTGGGCGCTGGTGGAGGCGCCCTGCTCCCCGGGGCTGTGGAGCAGCCGCAGGCACAGTTCGTGTCACGTTTCCTGGAAGGCCAGTCAGGCGTGACCATCAAGCACGTGGCATGCGGGGACCTCTTTACAGCCTGCCTGACCG ACCGTGGCATCATCATGACCTTTGGCAGTGGCAGCAATGGGTGCCTGGGCCACGGGAGCCTCACCGACATCAGCCAG cCCACCATTGTGGAAGCTCTGCTGGGCTACGAGATGGTACAAGTGGCTTGTGGGGCCTCTCACGTATTGGCCCTGTCTACTGAGCGAGAGTTGTTTGCCTGGGGTCGCGGACATGGTG gcaggctgggactggggaccaGGGACTCCCACAATTGCCCCCAGCAGGTCCCCATGCCCCCAGGGCAGGATGCCCAGCGGATTGTATGTGGCATTGACTCTTCCATGGTGCTCACTGTGGCCGGCCTAGCGCTGGCCTGCGGGAGCAACAG GTTCAATAAGCTGGGCCTGGACCGCGCTTCCCTGGGGGAGGAGCCTGCTCCCCACCAGCAAGTGGAGGAGGCCCTGAGTTTCACACCTCTAGGCTCTGCACCCCTGGACCAGGAGCCCCTGCTGAGCGTGGACCTGGGCACTGCTCACTCAGCTGCTGTGACTG CTTCTGGAGATTGCTACACTTTCGGCAGCAATCAGCATGGGCAGTTGGGCAGCAGTGCTCGCCAAGGCAGCCGAGCACCATGTCAGGTCCAGGGCCTCGAGGGCATCAAGATGGCGATGGTGGCCTGTGGGGATGCCTTCACCGTAGCCATCGGGGCAG AGGGGGAAGTGTACTCTTGGGGCAAGGGAGCCCGAGgccgcctgggaaggcagcctgaGGATGCTGGTCTCCCTCGGCCAGTGCAGCTGGATGAGACACACCCTTACACCGTGACATCAGTGTCCTGCTGCCACGGAAACACACTCCTGGCTGTTCGGC CCCTGGGGTCCAAGTGGCTCTTTACTACCATTTCTGGTCCTGTGGGGcccagtgggagtggcaggggACAGTGCTAG
- the NEK8 gene encoding serine/threonine-protein kinase Nek8 isoform X3 has translation MTKEERQAAQNECQVLKLLNHPNVIEYYENFLEDKALMIAMEYAPGGTLAEFIQKRCNSLLEEETILHFFVQILLALHHVHTHLILHRDLKTQNILLDKHRMVVKIGDFGISKILSSKSKAYTVVGTPCYISPELCEGKPYNQKSDIWALGCVLYELASLKRAFEAANLPALVLKIMSGTFAPISDRYSPELRQLVLSLLSLEPAQRPPLSHIMAQPLCMRALLNLHTDLGSVRMRRAEKSLATRPPVVSRSSSARCRGVPRGPGRPAIPPPLSSVYAWGGGLSAPLRLPMLNTEVVQVAAGRTQKAGVTRSGRLILWEAPPLGAGGGALLPGAVEQPQAQFVSRFLEGQSGVTIKHVACGDLFTACLTDRGIIMTFGSGSNGCLGHGSLTDISQPTIVEALLGYEMVQVACGASHVLALSTERELFAWGRGHGGRLGLGTRDSHNCPQQVPMPPGQDAQRIVCGIDSSMVLTVAGLALACGSNRFNKLGLDRASLGEEPAPHQQVEEALSFTPLGSAPLDQEPLLSVDLGTAHSAAVTASGDCYTFGSNQHGQLGSSARQGSRAPCQVQGLEGIKMAMVACGDAFTVAIGAEGEVYSWGKGARGRLGRQPEDAGLPRPVQLDETHPYTVTSVSCCHGNTLLAVRPLGSKWLFTTISGPVGPSGSGRGQC, from the exons ATGACCAAGGAGGAGCGGCAGGCGGCCCAGAACGAGTGccaggtgctcaagctgctcaaCCACCCTAATGTCATCGAATACTACGAGAATTTCCTGGAGGACAAGGCCCTCATGATCGCCATGGAGTATGCACCAG GTGGCACACTGGCGGAGTTCATCCAGAAGCGCTGCAACTCCCTGCTGGAGGAGGAGACCATCCTGCACTTCTTCGTGCAGATCCTGCTGGCACTGCACCACGTGCACACCCACCTCATCCTGCACCGGGACCTCAAGACCCagaacatcctgctggacaagcacCGCATGGTGGTGAAGATCGGTGACTTCGGCATCTCTAAGATCCTCAGCAGCAAAAGCAAGGCCTACACG GTGGTGGGCACGCCGTGTTACATCTCCCCTGAGCTGTGTGAAGGCAAGCCCTACAACCAGAAGAGTGACatctgggctctgggctgtgtGCTCTATGAGCTGGCCAGCCTCAAGAGGGCCTTTGAGGCCGCC AACCTGCCAGCGTTGGTGCTGAAGATCATGAGCGGCACCTTTGCACCCATCTCGGACCGGTACAGCCCTGAGCTCCGCCAGCTCGTACTCAGTCTGCTCAGCCTGGAGCCTGCCCAGCGGCCGCCGCTCAGCCACATCATGGCACAGCCCCTCTGCATGCGAGCCCTCCTCAACCTGCACACTGACCTGGGCAGTGTCCGCATGCGCAG GGCAGAGAAGTCCCTGGCCACCCGCCCACCGGTggtgagcaggagcagcagcgccCGCTGCAGGG GCGTCCCTCGGGGACCCGGGAGGCCAGCCATTCCGCCGCCACTGTCGTCCGTGTATGCCTGGGGCGGCGGCCTCAGCGCCCCCCTGCGGCTACCGATGCTCAACACAGAGGTGGTCCAAGTGGCCGCGGGGCGCACGCAGAAGGCGGGGGTCACTCGCTCTGGGCGCCTCATCCTGTGGGAG gCCCCGCCCCTGGGCGCTGGTGGAGGCGCCCTGCTCCCCGGGGCTGTGGAGCAGCCGCAGGCACAGTTCGTGTCACGTTTCCTGGAAGGCCAGTCAGGCGTGACCATCAAGCACGTGGCATGCGGGGACCTCTTTACAGCCTGCCTGACCG ACCGTGGCATCATCATGACCTTTGGCAGTGGCAGCAATGGGTGCCTGGGCCACGGGAGCCTCACCGACATCAGCCAG cCCACCATTGTGGAAGCTCTGCTGGGCTACGAGATGGTACAAGTGGCTTGTGGGGCCTCTCACGTATTGGCCCTGTCTACTGAGCGAGAGTTGTTTGCCTGGGGTCGCGGACATGGTG gcaggctgggactggggaccaGGGACTCCCACAATTGCCCCCAGCAGGTCCCCATGCCCCCAGGGCAGGATGCCCAGCGGATTGTATGTGGCATTGACTCTTCCATGGTGCTCACTGTGGCCGGCCTAGCGCTGGCCTGCGGGAGCAACAG GTTCAATAAGCTGGGCCTGGACCGCGCTTCCCTGGGGGAGGAGCCTGCTCCCCACCAGCAAGTGGAGGAGGCCCTGAGTTTCACACCTCTAGGCTCTGCACCCCTGGACCAGGAGCCCCTGCTGAGCGTGGACCTGGGCACTGCTCACTCAGCTGCTGTGACTG CTTCTGGAGATTGCTACACTTTCGGCAGCAATCAGCATGGGCAGTTGGGCAGCAGTGCTCGCCAAGGCAGCCGAGCACCATGTCAGGTCCAGGGCCTCGAGGGCATCAAGATGGCGATGGTGGCCTGTGGGGATGCCTTCACCGTAGCCATCGGGGCAG AGGGGGAAGTGTACTCTTGGGGCAAGGGAGCCCGAGgccgcctgggaaggcagcctgaGGATGCTGGTCTCCCTCGGCCAGTGCAGCTGGATGAGACACACCCTTACACCGTGACATCAGTGTCCTGCTGCCACGGAAACACACTCCTGGCTGTTCGGC CCCTGGGGTCCAAGTGGCTCTTTACTACCATTTCTGGTCCTGTGGGGcccagtgggagtggcaggggACAGTGCTAG
- the TRAF4 gene encoding TNF receptor-associated factor 4, with product MPGFDYKFLEKPKRRLLCPLCGKPMREPVQVSTCGHRFCDTCLQEFLSEGVFKCPEDQLPLDYAKIYPDPELEVQVLGLPIRCIHSEEGCRWSGPLRHLQGHLNTCSFNVVPCPNRCPAKLSRRDLPAHLQHDCPKRRLKCEFCGCDFSGEAYESHEGMCPQESVYCENKCGSRMMRRLLAQHATSECPKRTQPCTYCAKEFVFDTIQSHQYQCPRLPVPCPNQCGVGTVAREDLPAHLKDSCSTALVLCPFKDSGCKHRCPKLAMARHVEESVKPHLAMMCALVSRQRQELQELRRELEELSVGSDGVLIWKISSYGRRLQEAKAKPNLECFSPAFYTHKYGYKLQVSAFLNGNGSGEGTHLSLYIRVLPGAFDNLLEWPFARRVTFSLLDQSDPGLAKPQHVTETFHPDPNWKNFQKPGTWRGSLDESSLGFGYPKFISHQDIRKRNYVRDDAVFIRASVELPRKILS from the exons ATGCCCGGCTTCGACTACAAGTTCCTGGAGAAGCCCAAGCGGCGGCTGCTGTGCCCGCTGTGCGGAAAGCCCATGCGTGAACCCGTGCAGGTTTCCACCTGCGGCCACCGCTTCTGCGACACCTGCCTACAGGAGTTCCTCAG TGAAGGAGTCTTCAAATGCCCTGAGGACCAGCTTCCTCTAGATTATGCCAAG ATCTACCCCGACCCGGAGCTGGAAGTCCAGGTGCTGGGCCTGCCAATCCGCTGCATCCACAGTGAAGAAGGCTGCCGCTGGAGTGGGCCGCTTCGCCATCTACAG GGGCACCTGAATACCTGCAGCTTCAATGTAGTCCCCTGCCCCAATCGCTGCCCGGCCAAGCTGAGCCGCCGGGACCTGCCTGCACACCTGCAGCACGACTGCCCCAAGCGGCGCCTCAAGTGCGAGTTCTGTGGCTGTGACTTCAGTGGGGAGGCCTATGAG AGCCACGAGGGCATGTGCCCCCAGGAAAGCGTCTACTGTGAGAACAAGTGCGGTTCTCGCATGATGCGGCGGCTGCTGGCCCAGCATGCCACCTCGGAGTGCCCCAAGCGCACGCAACCGTGCACCTATTGCGCCAAGGAGTTTGTCTTCGATACCATCCAG AGCCACCAGTACCAGTGCCCACGGCTGCCTGTCCCTTGCCCCAATCAGTGCGGTGTGGGTACCGTGGCCAGAGAGGACCTGCCAGCCCATCTGAAGGACAGCTGCAGCACTGCCTTGGTGTTGTGCCCATTCAAAGACTCCGGCTGCAAGCACAGG TGCCCTAAGCTGGCAATGGCACGGCACGTGGAGGAGAGCGTGAAGCCACACCTGGCCATGATGTGTGCCCTGGTGAGCCGGCAACggcaggagctgcaggagctgcggcgGGAGCTGGAGGAGCTCTCTGTGGGCAGCGATGGTGTGCTCATCTGGAAGATCAGCAGCTATGGGCGGCGGCTCCAGGAGGCCAAGGCCAAGCCCAACCTCGAGTGCTTCAGCCCGGCCTTCTACACACATAAGTACGGTTACAAGCTGCAGGTGTCTGCGTTCCTTAATGGCAACGGCAGTGGTGAGGGCACACACCTCTCGCTCTACATCCGTGTCCTGCCAGGCGCCTTTGACAATCTCCTCGAGTGGCCCTTTGCCCGCCGTGTCACCTTCTCCCTGCTGGATCAGAGTGACCCTGGGCTGGCTAAGCCACAGCATGTCACGGAGACCTTCCACCCTGACCCAAACTGGAAGAATTTCCAGAAGCCAGGCACGTGGCGTGGCTCTCTGGATGAGAGCTCTCTGGGCTTTGGGTACCCCAAGTTCATCTCCCACCAGGACATCCGGAAACGAAACTATGTGCGGGATGATGCAGTCTTCATCCGTGCCTCCGTTGAACTTCCCAGGAAGATCCTCAGCTGA